In Rattus norvegicus strain BN/NHsdMcwi chromosome 3, GRCr8, whole genome shotgun sequence, a genomic segment contains:
- the Tnks1bp1 gene encoding 182 kDa tankyrase-1-binding protein isoform X2: MWVTQLASGRGSQNCNCSGSLDPDQDRREPEPSDRSWLGEQPCPVPVPGSPSNPRVVSGLVRGMAWPREREASMSVLERLLANAALRDEAGRLRSPEPQACPPSGSGGLLGWAQKDLQSEFGVVADSHSSGFGPSSWSQDASQTYSLGGRSPGGDPGLGKRDWSSKCGQGSGEGSTREWASRCSLGQEVMGIGSSQDECEVPVHERAVGKPAQLGLGPQGLEADAQQWEFGKRDSQDPYSSLDKELQDQEFGKRDSLGSFSIQDASLQDWEFGKRASVSTNQNTDENDQELRMKNLSGGYSSQDAEEQDREFEKRDSVLDTHGSRAIAQQDQEFGKSAWLKDYSDSSLRALSSQERGFETRSLSSGFSPEEAQQQDEEFEKKTPVGEDRFREAGRDVGQLEEGASGGLLNPSTPNLQDGAARPKEEGNWQDGAPSQEITRLQGRMQAESQNPTNAELEDRAKEQRGWAGDFSLGVTAQSEAAFSPGRQDWSRHLCTEASEGGYQFGIIGNDRVSGAGLSPSRKSGRGHFVPPGETEAGAVDWTDQLGLRNLEVSSCVSSDGSSEARENVVEKMGWSDSLSLNSGDSEEPRGMGVGEKDWTSNVEARNRDLPGQGEVGGHSQARESGVGEPDWSGVEAGEFLKSRERGVGQADWTPDLGLRNMAPGAGCSPGEPRELGVGQVDWGDNLGLRNLEVSCDLESGGSRGCGVGQMDWAQDLGLRNLRLCGAPSEVRECGVGRVGPDLELDPKSSGSLSPGLETEDPLEARELGVGETSGPETQGEDSSSPSFETHSEDTGMDAGEAPSLGASPSRCLARSPPSGSQSLLEGIMPASGSKGATQRESAASGLRVLLEEDGVPTGAGQGEPQESSSDPLPSSRPQPDGEASQVEEVDGTWSLTGGARQDEQGSAPPPRRPPRGLLPSCPSEDFSFIEDTEILDSAMYRSRANLGRKRGHRAPAIRPGGTLGLSETADMDARLFQDSTEPRASRVPSSDEEVVEEPQSRRTRMSLGTKGLKVNLFPGLSPSALKAKLRSRNRSAEEGEVTESKSSQKESSVQRSKSCKVPGLGKPLTLPPKPEKSSGSEGSSPNWLQALKLKKKKI, translated from the exons ATGTGGGTGACTCAATTGGCTTCTGGGCGGGGCAGCCAGAACTGCAACTGCTCAGGGAGCCTGGATCCCGACCAGGACAGGCGGGAGCCAGAGCCGTCGGACAGGTCCTGGCTAGGGGAGCAGCCCTGCCCTGTGCCGGTACCTGGCTCACCCAGCAACCCCAGGGTGGTCAGTGGGTTGGTGCGGGGCATGGCCTGGCCCAGGGAGAGGGAAGCCAGCATGTCTGTCCTGGAACGGCTCCTGGCCAACGCGGCACTGCGGGACGAGGCTGGCAGGCTCCGAAGTCCTGAGCCCCAAGCCTGCCCGCCCTCTGGCTCTGGG GGACTCCTTGGCTGGGCCCAGAAAGACCTGCAGAGTGAGTTTGGGGTTGTAGCAGACTCACACTCCAGCGGTTTTGGTCCTTCCAGCTGGTCCCAAGATGCTTCTCAGACCTACAGCCTTGGAGGCAGGAGCCCCGGAGGAGACCCTGGTCTTGGGAAGAGAGACTGGAGCAGCAAGTGTGGGCAAGGATCTGGGGAGGGGAGCACTAGGGAGTGGGCCAGCAGATGCAGCCTTGGCCAAGAGGTGATGGGAATCGGCAGCAGCCAAGATGAGTGTGAAGTGCCTGTCCATGAGCGGGCAGTGGGAAAGCCGGCCCAGCTTGGGCTTGGCCCTCAGGGCCTGGAGGCTGATGCACAACAATGGGAGTTCGGGAAGAGGGATTCCCAGGACCCTTACTCCAGCCTTGACAAAGAGCTCCAGGACCAGGAGTTCGGGAAGCGGGATTCCTTGGGTTCTTTCAGCATCCAGGATGCAAGCCTTCAAGACTGGGAGTTTGGGAAGAGAGCGTCGGTGAGCACCAACCAGAATACAGATGAAAACGATCAAGAGCTGCGGATGAAGAACCTCTCTGGTGGCTATAGTAGCCAGGATGCTGAAGAGCAGGATCGGGAGTTTGAGAAGCGAGATTCTGTACTAGACACCCATGGCAGCAGGGCCATAGCCCAGCAGGACCAGGAGTTTGGGAAGAGTGCTTGGTTAAAGGATTACAGTGACAGCAGCTTAAGGGCGCTCAGCTCACAGGAAAGAGGATTCGAAACACGATctctgagctctgggttcagcccTGAAGAAGCTCAGCAGCAGGACGAGGAGTTTGAGAAGAAGACTCCAGTTGGCGAAGACAGGTTTCGTGAGGCCGGCAGGGATGTGGGTCAACTGGAGGAAGGAGCATCTGGGGGCCTGCTGAACCCCAGTACACCTAATTTGCAAGATGGAGCTGCCAGGCCGAAAGAAGAGGGCAACTGGCAAGATGGTGCCCCCAGCCAGGAGATCACAAGGCTGCAGGGGAGAATGCAGGCAGAAAGTCAGAACCCTACCAACGCGGAGTTGGAAGACAGAGCGAAAGAGCAGCGAGGCTGGGCTGGGGACTTCAGCCTTGGCGTTACAGCCCAGTCAGAGGCAGCATTTAGTCCAGGGCGGCAAGACTGGAGCCGGCACTTGTGCACGGAGGCCTCTGAGGGTGGCTATCAGTTTGGCATCATTGGCAACGACAGAGTAAGTGGTGCTGGCCTCAGCCCTTCCAGGAAGAGTGGACGTGGCCACTTTGTGCCTCCTGGAGAGACAGAGGCCGGGGCTGTGGACTGGACTGACCAGCTCGGTCTCAGGAACTTGGAAGTGTCTAGCTGTGTGAGTTCTGATGGCTCAAGTGAGGCTAGAGAGAATGTTGTGGAAAAAATGGGCTGGTCAGACAGCCTGAGCTTGAACAGTGGAGATTCTGAGGAGCCCAGGGGCATGGGAGTTGGAGAGAAGGACTGGACTTCCAATGTGGAGGCAAGGAACAGAGATttgccagggcagggagaggtAGGAGGGCACAGCCAGGCCAGAGAGAGTGGTGTGGGGGAGCCCGACTGGTCAGGGGTAGAGGCTGGAGAGTTCCTTAAGTCAAGAGAGCGTGGAGTTGGACAGGCAGATTGGACACCTGATCTTGGATTGAGAAACATGGCCCCAGGGGCAGGCTGCAGCCCTGGAGAGCCCAGGGAACTTGGGGTGGGTCAGGTAGACTGGGGTGACAATCTAGGCCTTAGGAACTTGGAGGTGTCCTGTGACCTAGAGTCAGGAGGCTCTCGGGGCTGTGGAGTTGGGCAAATGGACTGGGCCCAGGACTTGGGACTCCGGAACCTCAGGCTCTGTGGAGCCCCAAGTGAAGTTAGGgagtgtggggtggggagagtgGGCCCTGACCTAGAGCTAGACCCCAAGAGTAGTGGCAGTTTGTCCCCTGGTCTGGAGACTGAGGACCCCTTGGAAGCCAGGGAGCTGGGGGTTGGTGAAACAAGTGGGCCAGAGACACAGGGTGAAGACagctcatcaccttcctttgAGACTCATTCTGAAGACACTGGAATGGATGCAGGAGAAGCCCCCAGCTTGGGAGCCAG CCCCAGCAGGTGCCTGGCTCGCTCTCCACCTTCTGGCTCCCAGAGCCTTCTGGAGGGGATCATGCCAGCCAGCGGCTCTAAGGGAGCTACTCAGAGGGAATCAGCAGCTTCTGGCCTCAGGGTTCTGTTGGAGGAGGATGGCGTCCCCACAGGTGCTGGCCAAGGGGAGCCCCAGGAGTCGAGCAGTGACCCTTTGCCTTCCTCGAGGCCTCAGCCTGATGGCGAAGCCAGCCAGGTAGAAGAGGTGGATGGCACCTGGAGTCTTACAGGGGGGGCTAGGCAAGATGAGCAGGGGTCAGCCCCGCCCCCCCGGCGGCCTCCCCGAGGACTTCTGCCCAGCTGCCCCAGTGAGGACTTCTCCTTTATAGAG GACACTGAGATCCTTGATAGCGCCATGTATCGGAGTCGTGCCAACCTAGGGCGTAAGCGGGGGCATCGGGCCCCAGCCATCCGACCTGGGGGTACTCTGGgcctgtcagaaacagcagacaTGGATGCTCGGCTCTTCCAAGATTCAACTG AGCCAAGGGCCTCCCGGGTGCCATCTTCAGATGAGGAGGTAGTGGAGGAGCCTCAGAGCCGCCGGACACGGATGTCCTTAGGCACTAAAGGACTGAAAGTCAACCTGTTTCCTGGCCTGAGCCCATCCGCCTTGAAG GCCAAGCTACGCTCCCGGAACCGCTCAGCTGAGGAAGGGGAGGTGACAGAGAGCAAATCAAGCCAGAAAGAGTCTTCTGTCCAGCGCTCTAAGTCCTGCAAGGTCCCAGGGTTAGGGAAGCCCCTTACATTACCCCCAAAGCCAGAAAAATCCTCAGG GTCAGAAGGATCATCGCCCAACTGGCTGCAAGCCCTgaagctaaaaaagaaaaagatctga